The nucleotide sequence AGCACAAATAGGAATCTGAGAAACCTCCTATGGGATCAACTAGTCACTAAAAGCCTAGTCCGCGAAGAACCTTGGTGTATGACAGGGGACTTCAATAATATTCTTTGTGGAGATGAAAGAACAAGAGGAACAGACAGACCTGATGGCTCCTACTCCGATCTCAGAACCTTTTTCTCGGAGGGTGATTTGTTCGATTTACAACACTTGGGAGACCCTCTGTCGTGGAGAGGAAAAAGAGTTGATCACTGTTTCGATTACAGACATGAAACCATTTAAgtttatttaaaatcaattttttacttgaattttaaatgaacttaaatatttttaagaaacttaACATCATAACAAATTAATTAACACTATAAATTAGTTAACTTACCACTATAGATGAAAGATGAAAAActgttcaaaaacaaaattattttgtcaTAATATATCTCCGGAGTAAGTGCAGAAAGAGGTTTGGTATTGTaagtgtttatatatttttctaaagaataGAACTAACTACACTTTGGGATTTTTCTAACAATTGCAGAAAGAGGTTTGGTATTGTAAGCGTTTATATATTGGGCCACAATTAGGATATACATTGGACTCATTATGGCCCATTAACAATACAATATAATCAAACATGTGCGTCTTTCTTCCAATCTTTCACCCAAACCCCACACAAAGAGGGCAAAATCGCGAGAGGTGATGGCCTCCGGCAAAGATTCCGATCGTACCCTAGGGTACATGACCCGGAAAGACACCGAAGTCAAGCTCCCACGCCCGACCCGGGTCAAGAACAAGACTCCCGCCCCGGTTCAAATCACCGCGGAGCAGATCCTAAGGGAAGCTCGAGAGCGTCAAGAGGCCGAGATCCGCCCTCCCAAGCAGAAAATCACCGACTCCACCGAGCTCTCCGACTACCGCCTCCGCCGCCGCAAGGAGTTCGAGGACAAGATCCGCCGCGCGAGATGGAACATCCAGGTCTGGATGAAGTACGCCCAGTGGGAGGAGTCCCAGAAGGACTACGCCCGCGCTCGGAGCGTGTGGGAACGCGCCATCGAGGGCGATTACCGGAACCACACGCTGTGGCTCAAGTACGCCGAGTTCGAGATGAAGAACAAGTTCGTCAACAGCGCGAGAAACGTCTGGGACCGGGCCGTCACGCTCCTCCCGCGCGTGGACCAGCTCTGGTACAAGTACATCCACATGGAGGAGATTCTCGGCAACATCGCCGGCGCTAGGCAGATATTCGAGCGGTGGATGCAGTGGTCTCCCGACCAGCAAGGATGGCTCTCGTTCATCAAGTTCGAGCTTAGGTATAACGAAATCGAACGCGCTAGATCGATCTACGAGAGGTTCGTGCTTTGTCACCCTAAGGTTTCCGCTTATATTCGATTCGCTAAGTTTGAGATGAAGGGAGGAGAAGTCGCACGCGCGAGGCACGTGTACGAACGCGCCACGGAGAAGCTTGCGGATGACGAGGAGGCTGAGACGCTCTTTGTGGCGTTTGCTGAGTTTGAGGAGCGGTGCAAGGAGCCGGAGCGTGCTAGGTTTATCTACAAGTTTGCGCTTGATCATATTCCTAAAGGGAGGGCTGAGGATTTGTATAAGAAGTTTGTGGCGTTTGAGAAACAGTATGGTGATAGGGAAGGGATTGAGGATGCTATTGTTGGGAAGAGGAGGTTTCAGTATGAGGATGAAGTGAGGAAGAACCCTTTGAACTATGATTCTTGGTTTGATTACGTTAGGCTTGAGGAAACTGTAGGGAACAAAGATAGGATAAGAGAGATTTATGAGAGGGCTATTGCTAATATTCCACCTGCTGAAGAGAAACGTTACTGGCAAAGATACATCTACCTCTGGTGAGTTTGGTTTTTACTGATTTTGGTAAATATTGCAGAATCGATTTTAGTTGGAATTGGAATGTTGCCTTCTTATGTAAATCATGCTTTGGATAAGAAGGTCTGAGTTGTTAGAGTTTGATCATGGTTTGCACAAGTAGTTTCTTTAACAGTGAAAGTTTTTGTTGTTTGTCTTTTATCCGCATATTTGGTTCTGCGATTTTGACAATAATGAAGAATTGTTTTAGAATGGTGAATGTTGGGTTCATGGTTTGTGTAAGATGTCGATCATGCTACGGCGTACGAAGGTTAAGTTTAGCTTACATTAACTGGACTGTTTGGGTTTGGTTGTCTTAAGCAGATTGAGCTTTAAGCACATTCAGGTCACAAATTGATATATTGAAACAAATTGTTGCATTCTGTGGAAAGCTattgttgtttgtttgtcttttattAGCATATTTGGTTCTGCGATTTACTGAAACACTGACACTCTGATGTAACTAATTGGTGTAGGATTAACTATGCATTGTATGAAGAGATTGAAACTGAAGATGTGGAGCGTACGCGAGATGTATACAGGTACGCTAAAGCCTACCTGTTCTGAAACTTGTGAAGTTACATTCATTTGCGTTTCACTCTGGCAGTTTATTCTGACTGTCTGTATTCGTCTTACCAAAACATTACAGAGAATGCCTCAAGCTTATCCCCCACTCCAAATTTTCCTTTGCCAAAATATGGTTGCTCGCTGCTCAGTTTGAAATCCGGCAACTGAATCTCGCCGGTGCTCGGCAGATATTAGGAAACGCTATTGGGAAAGCTCCAAAAGATAAGGTAAGCATGAATTTTGTTTGAACGTTATACGTTTCATTGCTCTCATTTAACATACTTACTTTTGGTTATCTTTTACTTCTGCTAACAGATATTTAAGAAATACATTGAGATTGAGCTCCAGCTGGGAAACATAGATAGGTGTAGAAAGCTCTATGAGCGTTACCTTGAGTGGTCTCCAGAGAATTGCTATGCTTGGAGCAAATATGCTGAGCTAGAGAGGTCTCTTGCTGAGACTGAACGAGCTAGAGCTATCTTTGAGCTGGCAATATCTCAGCCAGCTCTTGACATGCCCGAACTGCTATGGAAGGTAAAAAATATTCAGTCCAATACATTCCAAAGAAGTAAAATATTACTCAAGACTTTTGAATCGATGGATCattgaaactctatattttttGTGTGGCAGgcatacatagattttgagatagCTGAAGGAGAATTAGAGAGGACACGAGCTTTATATGAGCGACTCTTGGACCGCACAAAGCATTACAAggtgtgggttagttttgcaaagTTTGAAGCTTCTTCTgcagaacaagaagaagacgagGAAGAGGAACCCCAAGAAGAAATAGATGCTACTGAACGCAAGAAAGAATGCATCAGACGCGCCAGAGGTAAAAAAACTACATGTTGTTGTTATATGAGTTTTGATGATTCCTTGCGAAATgttttaactgttttttttttgcttctgcTCAGAGATTTTCGAGAGAGCCAACAGCTACTACAAAGACTCTGCACCAGAGTTGAAAGAAGAAAGAGCTACACTCTTAGAGGATTGGCTTAACATGGAGACAAACTTTGGCAATCTCGGGGATGTGAGTGTGGTACAATCTAAGCTCCCGAAGAAGctcaagaaaagaaaaccaatcACAAGAGAAGATGGCTCTACAGAGTACGTTTTGCATACATATATCATTTCtcaattttttatatctttGGATTTTGATAATCGAAGGCTTAAATGTGAACATTTTGTTGGAATATTTGGCAGGTATGAAGAATACATTGATTATCTATACCCAGAAGAATCACAGACAACAAATCTTAAGATTCTTGAAGCTGCTTACAAGTGGAAGAAGCAGAAGCTTGCATCTTCTGAGGAGGATTACGATTAGCTGAAGTTTCTTTCGAGTTATATCAAAACTGTGAGTTGATGTTTTGTATTCTTTCTTAGTTCTCACTGTACATCGCCACTCATCCTTTATGATTTAGCAGTTATCTTTTTATTGTGTTAGTACAATCTGttattgtttttgttctttttggtATTAGACCTTTCGGTTCACGTTTTCCGGTTTAGATGGGACAATCAGAGTCTGAATTCCGGTTTTTATTCTGATTTTCTGGGTTTGTGAGTGGTGAAACTTGAAGAGAAATGCACCCTCGAAGTCTAACTAGGAAAAAATACGAACACATAATCCAATATTAACCAAAAATTCAGTGTGATAAGAGGAATGCGTTTAAAGCTGGGGATTGCGGTTGTTGTAAATCTTCTTTTTACCATTCTTATAAAGTTTCATGAGcgtcttttttttcttcctgaGATAAggttttagattattttttggGTTAATagctttgattttattttatacttttgagaAGAATTGTCTGATTGTAGGTATTTAAACAGCCTGATCTGGCTTCAAAACAAATAGACTTTGAGAGATTCTGCCTCTCCTCACTACTTATGTGCACCTAGACCACATGCACATATAAATAGATCCATAAATAGTATGACTTgtggtgtatatatatatcgtatAATAGAATTGCGAATGATAAATCTTTGTTAATATAGTTATGATCATTGATCAAAGAAAGATGAAATGCAACCATACAAAGAAATTATTGGTGGAGGACAAGGCTGATAAACAGACATGCTATGTAATAGATGCACAAGAACGCAGTTAGAATCAGGTGGCAGAAAAAAGCTATAGGAAATTTATTTACACCCACCCTTAAAAGCATTTTACcacatttgtttttttactGATGATGgctaaataaatacatttttttttttttgatcaaaagctAAATAACTACATTTAATCCAGTAAAAGCTCAGAAACTAAAAAGGCATTTTTTTCCTACATCGCTTCTAGGTTGTTTTTTTAACAATCCCTTCGTACCGACCGGCTTAATCTGAGTTATGCTTAAATGCAATTAGGACTTGGCTGTTTAATCTATAGAACCTTAAACGACTCCACCAAGATGCATCGCTTACCCATTAAACTCACCAACACTTTCTTCTTATAACTCAAGGACATTTAAACACTGTGCTAAGGAACATTTTATAAGTCAACATCTTAACATCAAAGAGCCACGAAAAACTactaaaatataacattttgagACTGTTTTGTTTCATCATCAAAAGTATAAAACACATCTCAGTCTCCAACGTAGCAACATTTACTTCCTAAATTGTTTTTCAGAAACAGAATAAAAGATAGCTTGAAAAAGCTCTCTATTGTCTCCTTCTCTTGTTGTGGTTGTGCGGAGCTTCTCTCTTCTCACGCTCATCTGTATCGAATTCCCACGCTCGCAGGCACCACACAACGTCAGTGAGTGTCATATTTCCACCGCACATGGAGCTTACAATACCATCAAACCTTGAGAGCAAGCTGCAACATATCTTACGGATGACTTCCTCATCAGAAATGTCAGACCCATAGAACTTAAGCTGATTCACAACCTCCATCAGCTTTTTAGTATAAACAGCAACGCTTTCCTCCTCCTCCATCATCATTCCTCTAAACTTGGTCCTAAGATTCCCCGTTTTCCTAAGCCGGATCTTATGGGTCTCTCCAAATTCTTCCTTGAGAATCTCCCACGCTTGCTTTGACGATGTGGCTCTTGCTATCCGGAGAAAAAGAGAGTCTGTTACCGACATTTGCAGCATATGAAGAGCCCTCATGTCCTTGGTTTTCAGATTTTTCTCTACAGAGACTCCACTCTCTACAACATCCCACAGGTCACGAGCCATCAAAAGAGTCCTCATCTTTATGCTCCAAATCTCATGGTTGTCTCCATCAAAAACCGGAATTTGCATCACCTCCATACCTGCAAAGATGAAGGCAACAACTTTCTCGAGTTCAGAACCAAATCTTAAAACTCCTAACTAACTATATGTAAACGAACAATCCTTTGAACCCTAAGAAACTCGAAAGTCCAActcttttttaagttttaaaaatcttcAACAATGGGTCAGATTCGAGATCAAAAACTGAaaattgcttcttttttttgtgcGTCCAAAATGTACCTTAGAGATTTCCAGTAAACGAGGTAAGATTTGGCAAATTAGAATTTGGTTTCggtagaaaaggaaaaaaaagatttacctGACCTCGTAGGAGATACCAAGAAGAGATAAAAGttccgttttaaaaaaaaaaaaaaatgtttttcttgCTTTTACTGATCGATCTCGATGCTCCTACAAGTATTAAATGAAACGCTTATTAGGTCTGTCAACCCGGGCTATTAAGGATATGGTGTTTCCCTATTGGGTCAATTCAGCCCATCGAATTATTTTGTCTATGAGAAAAACAAGTAGTCATCGACTAGTAGTGAAAACACTAAATATGATGTGACTCAAATATTATTCAATTCCAAGTTTAGACATGACTAATCCTCTTTATTAATCACAAAGCACTGCCAACATGtttcgtagccacgtgtcatcacgagaagttggtccatataaacatatactatgatttttattaaactaactatcaaaatGATTAGTActatacaaaagaatattttcaattatatctttaaataaaagttatggaattacctaatatgattaatatatatatatgataattaatgattatgaataatacatattagataaagaaattttttgtagcatctcatttttttgtttaattttatattattaaaagaaattaaacaatcacattaagcatataataattttttttcatatatattatattttgaattttaaaaaacaactataaattactaaaggTGGTAAGATtcccacattgaaaattttgtgatcttttttttgttcaagcaatgATCATATATTGTAGGGGTGGGCTTTTAGATACCCGTTCGTATCAAGTATTCaaaatttttgggtatttcagtataaagATATAGaaaccgttcgggtatttctacacttcgggttgggttcgggtattttatgtATGGTTTCAGATATTTTGGGCCTGGTTCATATattgaaattttgaagaaaaaataaataaattattcattgtttaaattttatatttaaaatatacttttaacttaactattttctaatttttaaaagattaaactattaataggtttataaaacttttaaaatagaaagacactaatttagttgttgttttgaaattttagatgtaacttttgttaatgcaagaaacaagagcttcatatgtattttaagtgagtggCAAATGATTTTgcccataattatatgtatactaGATTCTTTAACCGCGCtaggtttatattttatattattttttgcatttatttttaaaaattcgttaactttatgtaattttatttattgaactCAATTGTTTTGTCCTACAATTTTACGTGTTacttgtaattttaaaatttataactttgCATATTTATCTATTCTTTTAAAATAGTGATCTGTTATTTGGATCATTGTGATCTGACAATTTTTCTATTATTTGAACATATTATTTCATATACTACGTGGGCATTTACACGCGAATGATATGGTATAATTTGGTAAAACTTGTCATTtttgtatgtatatttttgCATTCTAGATTGTATTTAGtgtaaatttagaatttattCTTGTTTGACACATTTAAATCGAATGTCTTTTACTATGTTCTGCATATATTTTGTAGTACagagttttctatttttattttttatttttgaaaaagacttaagtttttatttttagtttctcAAATGTATCATGGATTATGTGTTGTAAAATAGGTTTCCATCATACGAAACCAAAAAGAATAACATGATTAACACAATAAAGATGAGAATGTAGTGTATGGTTATTTTATTTCGTTTTGTAAACTAAATATTACATCTAAAATTTAGCAGGATTTTATTAGAAGTGATACATTTTCCTAAGATTCAGCGAAAGAGTTATAAAGAGAGAAACAACGGAAGTTGAAACGTCATCGTCTCTCATCTTGCAAGGGTCAACGAAGggaattaagttttaaaaaatggagGTTCTTAAATGTAGAATAACGATAATTTCAGAGACTTCAATAAGAACAATAAAGATGAAGTGTTTTATTGGATTTAATAAATAGTGACATGgcaaaaaatcatatttcattGGCTGATTTAATTTGCTGAGGTGGATAGGTTCAATGGAGCTTATATTCCCCTTTTAATAGAGTAAagttatctaattttgagcaatgtgcattattaatataaatattttgaataaaatgagagaagtaaactagaaatatagggttaagtatacttatgtttggttatctttggatatccattcgggttcggatattcaATATCTCTGAATTCAATAAGCTTTctggtattttgctacttcgatTCAGATTCAGATACGGGTTCGGGTCGAGTAAAATGCTCAGTCTtaataaatcgtatgaatatgaagtctcattaatatatatatatgtgtgtatatcattatcatttgaaataaattatatactatttaaaaatataaaaataagttaATTTCCAAATTGCAGTGAAAcattattgagatcttaatattttaattttgaaatttgtattgaaaaatctcgcattaaaaattttgtgattaaccgtttaaatttttgttacagcaaatatacaaatgttaaaaaatcatatgagtaggaagtgtatcaataataaatacttatattaaaatatactatgtatctATGTAAATatcactaaattttaatttattccatataaagtaaataaaataattgttttgatttatttaccaaaaacgtgattataaattaacaaaaaaatattggttttgatttatgtgcttactctaatgtatatacttttatgcatacaaattattttaaatatgtggtTTCTAATATCTTATTTGATCTTCACAATCCCAAAAACACATTTCTTCAAatcgaagtgatttttaatattggaagcactatatatattatttcattcatattaaataattgagttttgatttttattcctaaattttatttaataaaaaaacatgacAAGATTCCAATCACCTCATTTGAGTTTATTCGAACAATAAGAGActtgatcattcgtctaatatttgtttcttcctAATACatctagctattataattgtaagcaTGAGAGATTTGAATTACTTATCATACGTTTTCTggtttatcaattaataaatcaaacaattcttagtttataaatagtttacatatactagagtagtaaagtatatatatatatatattttttatttgtatacttttaagtaactaaacctcaaaaCCGTAgactaataaaataagtaatttgttttgttgttacagaattagatgatttttagaccgaactggtgaatatatactagacagacatttatattttgagtatgcacttatattctataacagcttgatatacTAACCTGTTAATAGATTTTGccggtgattttcttcaaaattttgattcttagatatataTCTAGAGTGgaactaatttttttcaaatgtctattttttttaaattgacacttatgtaatttaccgaattcatagaagaagtttaaaaaaaaactaaactcatatcaatgaaacagaAACGAGAACGgaaacattttataaatgtagAAAATGAAACACTTATAGAAAGTCAATAGTTAAAAAAGTCGAGAGCAGGAAACCTAATCCtctttcgtcattatacaatcaatgttgcctatttggttttggtaaTTTGTATCAGCTGcaaaaattaatttcattttgtgcgtatgaagtcttaaaaataattaaaatgagatgtaatacgttaactcttcaacaacgatgatacatttaagaaagcaacatttgtattcgtcattttacaatcgataaagattatagtattgcaaaatgttaaaaccatttaatgaacaaatattattataaaaactgaCTCCACCCATGCTcgcgggttatcatctagtGCAATACTTAAACAAATCATCTTTAGTTACCACAGTTTCAATCTCAGTTCGTTCGTGTTAAATCGTGTGGTTCTCCAAATAAAAACTTACTAAAttgttatgtttttgaattCATATGATTTGTCTGTCATATTATAAAGTCTGGTGTATATtctaatcatatatatatatatatatatatatatatattttggtaaCTAAAATGATTTATTCAACCTAATATTGCATTAACCATATCATCAAGTTTAGAGTTGCTTGTTGGAGTTGGCTGGTTTTAAAGTATGATATGGTAAAGGtgacactacaaaaaaaatgtattatcaCTTAAATAGCAtcaaaaaataatgatattagTTTAAATTGCTAATATTCCACCTTCTGAAGAGAAACGATACTGGCAAAGATACATCTATCTCTGGTGAGTTTATTCTTTTTCAGTTTGGCTTTTACTGATTTTGGCAATAATGCAGAAACGATTTAGATAGAATTGGAATGTTGCCTTCTTATGTGAAATCATGCTTTGGATAAGTAGGTTAGGTTTAGTTTCTTTAACTGAGTTGTTAAGAGTTTGATCATGGTTTGCATAAGTAGTTTCTTTAACAGTTAAAGTTATTGTTGTTTGTCTTTTAGCATATTTGGTTCTGCGATTTTGACAATAATGCAGAATCGTTTTAGAATGGTGAATGGGGTTCATGGTTTGCGTACGATGTTTGGGTATGGGTTTGGTTGTCTTGAGCAGATTGAGCTTTAAGCACATTCAGGTCACAAATTGATATATTGAAACAGATTGTTGCATTCTGTGGAAagctatttttgtttgtttgtcttttattagtatatttgGTTCTGCGATTTACTGAAACACTGACACTCTAATGTAACTAATTGGTGTAGGATTAACTATGCATTGTATGAAAAGATTGAAACTGAAGATGTGGAGCGTACACGAGATGTATACAGGTATGCTAAAGCCTACCTACTTTGAAACTTGTGAAGTTACATTTGTTTGCGTTTCACTCTGGCAGTTTAGTCTGACTGTCTGTATTCGTCTTACCAAACATATACAGAGAATGCCTGAGGCTTATTCCCCACTCCAAATTTTACTTTGCCAAAATATGGTTGCTTGCTGCTCAGTTTGAAATCCGTCAACTGAATCTCGGCAACTGAATCTCGCCGGTGCTAGGCAGATATTAGGAAATGCGATAGGAAAAGCTCCAAAAGATAAGGTAAGCATGAAATATGTTTCAACGTTATATGTTTCTTTGCTCTCATTTAATCACACACATGTGGTGTACTTAcattttgttatctttttcATTCTACTAACAGATATTTAAGAAATACATCGAGATTGAACTCCAGATGGGGAACATAGATAGGTGTAGAAAGCTTTATGAGCGTTACCTTGAGTGGTCTCCAGAGAATTGCTATGCTTGGAGCAAATATGCTGAGCTAGAGAGGTCTCTCGCTGAGACTGAACGAGCTAGAGCTATCTTTGAGCTTGCTATATCTCAGCCAGCTCTTGACATGCCCGAACTGCTATGGAAGgtaaaatatatacattcaaAAGAAGTATTACTCCTCAAGACTTTTGGATCGATTGGATCattgaaactctatatttgtgTGTGGCAGgcatacatagattttgagatagCAGAAGGAGAATTAGAGAGGACATGGGCTTCATATGAGCGACTCTTGGATCGCACAAAGCATTACAAggtgtgggttagttttgcaaagTTTGAAGCTTCTGCTgcagaacaagaagaagacgagaaagaggaagaagaaatagatGCTATTGAACGCAAGAAAGAGTGCATCAGACGTACCAGAGGGAACTTTGAACTACATGTTGTTACATGAGTTTTGATGATTACTTACTTCCACTTGAAGCTGCTTACAAGTGGAAGAAGCAGAATCTTGCTGGTTCTGAGGAGGATTACGACTAACTAAAGGGTCTTTGAGTTATATCAAAACTGTGAGTTGATGTTTTGTATTCTTTCTTAGTTCTATGTACATCAACACCATCCTTTATGATTTAGCAGTtagctttttattttgttagcaACAAAACAACCCCATCTGttattgtttttgttcttcTGGGTATTAGACATTTCGGCGTTTTCCGGTTTAGAAAATGTGGACAATCCGGAGTCTAAATTCCGGTTATTATTTCTAACTTTTTCGAGAAGATAGCTTGAGCTGGGATGAGTGGATACTGAACCAATGACGTCCCTTTGGCCAAAATATACGAAAATGGGGCCTAATTACTTGTTTTCATCCTAATCCCTTTTGATAACTGCTAATTAGTTGGAAAGCTTTCCTCTGGTAAAAAGGATTTGATGAAGACAACTGGTTTCAAATTTTGTTAACCGTACTTTTATTCTAAAGGATCATGACGTTTTGTGAGTTTGTTACTTGTTGAAGATTGTGTTACTTGtttctctgtgttttcttttttctttccctGACTAGAGTTTCTTTTAGCTTTTGCTGCTGCTCTTTCTGTGTTTTATCTCTTACAATTTCTAACCTCAGTTACAAAAATGTTAATGTTGCATCCTTATTATTTTGCCACTTCTAGCTAATTAATTTGAAAGATTTCTTGTGGTACAAGGAATTGATCAAGATTCCACTTTGTTCTCAAAGCATTGATATTAAAGGATCATGTTGTTTCTTTAAAAAGAATTGCTACTACGTTGCTTTACTCTGTTACTATGTTTGTTTGTATGTAATAActtgaattttgttttattttgtattttctcGGAGTTTCTTTTACCGGTTTCTCGCTTCTCTTTCTGTGATTAAACTCCTGTATATGTGGAAGTTGTGAATGCCGATACAAACAGAGTAGCCGAGAA is from Brassica napus cultivar Da-Ae chromosome A4, Da-Ae, whole genome shotgun sequence and encodes:
- the LOC106446317 gene encoding crooked neck-like protein 1 isoform X2 gives rise to the protein MASGKDSDRTLGYMTRKDTEVKLPRPTRVKNKTPAPVQITAEQILREARERQEAEIRPPKQKITDSTELSDYRLRRRKEFEDKIRRARWNIQVWMKYAQWEESQKDYARARSVWERAIEGDYRNHTLWLKYAEFEMKNKFVNSARNVWDRAVTLLPRVDQLWYKYIHMEEILGNIAGARQIFERWMQWSPDQQGWLSFIKFELRYNEIERARSIYERFVLCHPKVSAYIRFAKFEMKGGEVARARHVYERATEKLADDEEAETLFVAFAEFEERCKEPERARFIYKFALDHIPKGRAEDLYKKFVAFEKQYGDREGIEDAIVGKRRFQYEDEVRKNPLNYDSWFDYVRLEETVGNKDRIREIYERAIANIPPAEEKRYWQRYIYLWINYALYEEIETEDVERTRDVYRECLKLIPHSKFSFAKIWLLAAQFEIRQLNLAGARQILGNAIGKAPKDKIFKKYIEIELQLGNIDRCRKLYERYLEWSPENCYAWSKYAELERSLAETERARAIFELAISQPALDMPELLWKAYIDFEIAEGELERTWASYERLLDRTKHYKVWVSFAKFEASAAEQEEDEKEEEEIDAIERKKECIRRTRGNFELHVVT
- the LOC106446317 gene encoding crooked neck-like protein 1 isoform X3, with translation MASGKDSDRTLGYMTRKDTEVKLPRPTRVKNKTPAPVQITAEQILREARERQEAEIRPPKQKITDSTELSDYRLRRRKEFEDKIRRARWNIQVWMKYAQWEESQKDYARARSVWERAIEGDYRNHTLWLKYAEFEMKNKFVNSARNVWDRAVTLLPRVDQLWYKYIHMEEILGNIAGARQIFERWMQWSPDQQGWLSFIKFELRYNEIERARSIYERFVLCHPKVSAYIRFAKFEMKGGEVARARHVYERATEKLADDEEAETLFVAFAEFEERCKEPERARFIYKFALDHIPKGRAEDLYKKFVAFEKQYGDREGIEDAIVGKRRFQYEDEVRKNPLNYDSWFDYVRLEETVGNKDRIREIYERAIANIPPAEEKRYWQRYIYLWINYALYEEIETEDVERTRDVYRECLKLIPHSKFSFAKIWLLAAQFEIRQLNLAGARQILGNAIGKAPKDKIFKKYIEIELQMGNIDRCRKLYERYLEWSPENCYAWSKYAELERSLAETERARAIFELAISQPALDMPELLWKAYIDFEIAEGELERTWASYERLLDRTKHYKVWVSFAKFEASAAEQEEDEKEEEEIDAIERKKECIRRTRGNFELHVVT
- the LOC106446317 gene encoding crooked neck-like protein 1 isoform X1, with the protein product MASGKDSDRTLGYMTRKDTEVKLPRPTRVKNKTPAPVQITAEQILREARERQEAEIRPPKQKITDSTELSDYRLRRRKEFEDKIRRARWNIQVWMKYAQWEESQKDYARARSVWERAIEGDYRNHTLWLKYAEFEMKNKFVNSARNVWDRAVTLLPRVDQLWYKYIHMEEILGNIAGARQIFERWMQWSPDQQGWLSFIKFELRYNEIERARSIYERFVLCHPKVSAYIRFAKFEMKGGEVARARHVYERATEKLADDEEAETLFVAFAEFEERCKEPERARFIYKFALDHIPKGRAEDLYKKFVAFEKQYGDREGIEDAIVGKRRFQYEDEVRKNPLNYDSWFDYVRLEETVGNKDRIREIYERAIANIPPAEEKRYWQRYIYLWINYALYEEIETEDVERTRDVYRECLKLIPHSKFSFAKIWLLAAQFEIRQLNLAGARQILGNAIGKAPKDKIFKKYIEIELQLGNIDRCRKLYERYLEWSPENCYAWSKYAELERSLAETERARAIFELAISQPALDMPELLWKAYIDFEIAEGELERTRALYERLLDRTKHYKVWVSFAKFEASSAEQEEDEEEEPQEEIDATERKKECIRRAREIFERANSYYKDSAPELKEERATLLEDWLNMETNFGNLGDVSVVQSKLPKKLKKRKPITREDGSTEYEEYIDYLYPEESQTTNLKILEAAYKWKKQKLASSEEDYD
- the BNAUNNG00310D gene encoding uncharacterized protein BNAUNNG00310D is translated as MEVMQIPVFDGDNHEIWSIKMRTLLMARDLWDVVESGVSVEKNLKTKDMRALHMLQMSVTDSLFLRIARATSSKQAWEILKEEFGETHKIRLRKTGNLRTKFRGMMMEEEESVAVYTKKLMEVVNQLKFYGSDISDEEVIRKICCSLLSRFDGIVSSMCGGNMTLTDVVWCLRAWEFDTDEREKREAPHNHNKRRRQ